Part of the Natranaerovirga pectinivora genome is shown below.
GTGTAGAGCTTGAAAAAGTTGAAATACAAAAAAAAGAAAAGTTAAATACATTACAAAATGGGGAAGTTGTAGAAGGTACGGTTAAGAATCTTACTAATTTTGGGGCCTTTGTAGATATTGGGGGCATACAAGGTTTAGTTAGAAATCAAGATTTAGCTTGGAAAAGGGTAAAACACCCTAGTGAAATTGTTCAAGTGGGGGATCAGGTAAAAGTTTATATCATAAATGTAGATAGGAAAAATGAAAAAATTTCATTAGGACTTAAAGACGTTAATGAAAATCCTTGGAGAGATGTGGCAGAAAAATATTCTGTAAACAATATTTATGAGGGTCAAATTACAAGGTTGCTTGACTTTGGTGCTTTTGTTAGGTTAGAAGAAGGTGTAGAGGGATTGGTTCATATATCTGAGTTATCTGATGCGAGAATAACAAAACCTTCAGATGTAGTAGCAACAGGAGATATAGTAAAAGTTAAAGTATTGGATATAGATAAGAAGAATAATAAGATGAGTTTAAGTATTAAAGAGGCACAAAATGAGTTAGATAGAAACGAATTAGAAGCATATAATGAACAAGATGAAGCAACAACATCTTTAAAAGGTTTGTTTGGGGATATATTAAAGAAACTGGAAAAAGATGATAATTAGTTATAAAATAAAAAGGGGATAGAATAATGGTCTGTAAAGGTTGCAATGAAGATATAAGTAATGAAGTGAGTTATTGTCCTAAGTGTGGTGAAGAAGTATCAAAAACCATTGAAGAAAATATAGCAATGTCATCTATTTTTGACAATTCACAAGAAATAGTGGAAGGTGATCATGCATTGGGAACTGATAATGCTCAGGAAAACAATAAAAAATTCAAGAAAAGTATAACGTCAATAGTATTTGCTTGTTTATTTATAGTAGCAATAACGATTGTAGGAGTATTTGGTAGAGATTTATTGATACGCAAAGATCCAATAGATATATTAATGGCAAGTAATCTAAAAGTTGCAAATGCAGATCAAATAGAGGTTACTAATATTGTTCAAATCAATGATTTTGAATTAGGCAACCTAATGTATGACTATTCCCAAATGGAATTATTGGTAATGAATATGTTAAAAGATATTCAAATTAGAAGTCATCAAAAAATAGACTACTCAGGGAATAAAATGGAAGTTGATTTAATTGTAGCCCTTAGAAATAATGATTTGTTAAGTGTTAATCTTTATTTAGACAATACAGGAGTCGCTTTTCAGGTGCCAACATTATATGAAAAGCAATTTTACATTACATGGGATACTCTTTCTTATATGATAAAAGATGAAACGGGAATGCAACTAACACTAGATCAATATATTTCAACGGTTTTCGATATAAAAAATACAAAAAGTATAAAGAATTTTAAAGGAGATACTTATTCAAATGTCATTAAAGATGTTCTTGAAAATTTATTAATAGTAACCAAAGGAGAAAGTATCGAAATTAACAACAAAACCATTAAAGGGGATAAATATACTCTGGATCTAGATTATAATCAAATAATGGCATTGAGTATTAGTTTGTTAGAAATAGC
Proteins encoded:
- the rpsA gene encoding 30S ribosomal protein S1 produces the protein MENNIETMESFEKDIDQSLKRIYVGDILEGTIVGKIGTDVIVDINYHAEGIINKEELSDDPSFDIDRDINIGDKIKVKILKLENEDGTVVLSKKRGEKETAFETLEEIFSEEKIIKIKINEVVKGGVITYINGMRGFIPASLLSIDYVDDLNKFVGKELDAKIVELDQSSNKIILSPKSVELEKVEIQKKEKLNTLQNGEVVEGTVKNLTNFGAFVDIGGIQGLVRNQDLAWKRVKHPSEIVQVGDQVKVYIINVDRKNEKISLGLKDVNENPWRDVAEKYSVNNIYEGQITRLLDFGAFVRLEEGVEGLVHISELSDARITKPSDVVATGDIVKVKVLDIDKKNNKMSLSIKEAQNELDRNELEAYNEQDEATTSLKGLFGDILKKLEKDDN